A genomic segment from Desulfonatronum lacustre DSM 10312 encodes:
- a CDS encoding response regulator, with translation MQILIATNRSEDIFARFCEALRQEMENVELLFTNNGTNVLAAVKVMPPGFLILDQGLPEGEPLHLVRKLMSVNAAVNCIVITDLDVDAFHEAGEGLGIFAPLPVEPSFEDGVALARRMKRFMVGVGAVSG, from the coding sequence ATGCAAATACTGATAGCCACCAACCGTTCAGAGGATATATTCGCCCGCTTTTGCGAAGCGTTGCGGCAAGAGATGGAGAATGTGGAGTTATTGTTCACCAACAACGGGACCAACGTCCTGGCCGCGGTGAAGGTCATGCCGCCGGGATTCCTGATCTTGGACCAGGGACTGCCCGAAGGCGAGCCTTTGCATCTGGTGCGTAAATTGATGTCGGTGAACGCGGCGGTGAATTGCATCGTAATCACTGACCTGGACGTCGACGCTTTTCATGAAGCCGGTGAAGGGCTGGGAATCTTCGCGCCACTGCCCGTGGAACCCAGTTTTGAGGACGGAGTGGCTTTGGCTCGACGCATGAAACGGTTCATGGTGGGCGTTGGCGCTGTTTCCGGCTAG
- a CDS encoding NifB/NifX family molybdenum-iron cluster-binding protein has translation MDTLIIAVPSETPGGLDAAVGMHFGHCDLYTIVEAKNGEIVDVRTLPNVPHQQGGCMAPVNHLARNGVKVLIAGGMGLRPLMGFQQAGVRVVHGAGAPSVGHAVQAFLMDSLPTFSTENTCGGGVQH, from the coding sequence ATGGACACGTTGATTATCGCCGTCCCGTCCGAAACCCCCGGCGGCCTGGATGCCGCCGTCGGGATGCATTTCGGCCATTGCGATCTGTACACCATCGTGGAAGCCAAAAACGGGGAGATCGTGGACGTGCGCACACTGCCCAATGTTCCTCACCAGCAGGGTGGGTGCATGGCCCCGGTCAACCACCTGGCCCGCAACGGCGTGAAGGTGCTCATTGCCGGTGGCATGGGGCTGCGTCCGCTAATGGGATTCCAGCAGGCTGGAGTGCGGGTCGTCCACGGAGCCGGCGCACCTTCCGTGGGGCATGCGGTGCAAGCTTTTCTGATGGATTCCCTGCCGACCTTCAGCACCGAGAATACGTGCGGCGGGGGAGTGCAGCACTAG
- a CDS encoding ATP-binding protein, with translation MREIVVISGKGGTGKTSITAAFAHLADNAMVCDLDVDAPDLHMLLAPVVEEEHAFRSGNEAVIDQERCTKCGVCAEFCRFGAVREDQGRYVVDSLRCEGCKVCVHFCPDQAVDFVEKHCGQWFSSTMRFGPMIHAQLFPGEENSGRLVALLKKEARQHAKKQGLSLILCDGTPGIGCPVISSLSGANLAVVVTEPTPSGRHDLERVADLCLHFRIPVAVIVNKFDLNPENSREIGAYCREQGHGLLGMLPYDEQMTKAMILGKCITEMPASPFGDELRGIWAKIVAYPVGPLRLA, from the coding sequence GTGCGTGAAATCGTTGTGATCAGCGGCAAGGGCGGCACGGGCAAGACCAGCATCACGGCAGCGTTCGCGCATTTGGCGGACAACGCCATGGTCTGCGACCTGGATGTGGACGCGCCGGACCTGCACATGTTGTTGGCCCCGGTTGTCGAGGAAGAGCATGCGTTTCGCTCCGGGAACGAAGCAGTCATCGATCAAGAGCGATGCACGAAATGTGGGGTATGCGCCGAGTTCTGCCGCTTCGGGGCCGTGCGCGAAGACCAGGGGAGGTATGTGGTCGACTCCCTGCGGTGCGAAGGCTGCAAGGTCTGTGTCCATTTCTGTCCGGATCAGGCCGTGGATTTTGTGGAAAAGCATTGTGGACAGTGGTTTTCCTCGACCATGCGTTTCGGGCCGATGATCCATGCACAGTTGTTTCCAGGGGAAGAAAATTCCGGACGGCTCGTGGCCCTGCTTAAGAAGGAGGCCCGACAGCATGCGAAAAAACAGGGATTGTCCTTGATCCTGTGCGACGGAACGCCGGGAATCGGGTGTCCGGTCATCAGCTCGCTTTCCGGGGCGAATCTGGCGGTGGTGGTCACTGAGCCGACCCCGTCCGGACGGCACGACCTGGAGCGTGTGGCCGACCTGTGCCTCCATTTCCGCATCCCCGTGGCTGTAATCGTGAATAAGTTTGACCTGAATCCCGAGAACAGCCGGGAGATCGGCGCGTACTGCCGCGAGCAGGGGCATGGCCTGTTGGGCATGCTGCCCTACGATGAGCAGATGACCAAGGCCATGATTCTGGGCAAGTGCATCACGGAAATGCCGGCCTCTCCCTTTGGCGACGAATTGCGTGGGATATGGGCAAAGATTGTCGCGTATCCCGTTGGGCCGTTGCGTCTCGCTTGA
- a CDS encoding 4Fe-4S binding protein, which translates to MIFAVASGKGGTGKTTVTASLAAIWEGPLTLVDLDVEEPNLHLFLNPEITRESAAMLEVPVHNPDTCTLCGECATFCQYKALAIMGKTMLFYPEMCHGCGGCLRICPEGALSPGGRELGRIVDGQTEFGRFVMGRLRVGEAMSPPLMQQVKQLVKEQASHAGMPEVAEGGVEGDVLGDVLIDAPPGVSCPAMHAVMDADAILLVTEPTPFGLYDFRLAVEAFSGLNKPMGAVINRVGIGDQGVDDYCRAAGIPIWAHIPNSILAAKAYSRGEIVARELPELRGLFQELKERMRAAVSASQEVGRA; encoded by the coding sequence GTGATCTTCGCTGTTGCCAGCGGCAAGGGGGGGACGGGAAAAACCACGGTCACCGCCTCCCTGGCCGCCATCTGGGAGGGACCGCTGACTCTCGTGGATCTGGACGTGGAAGAACCGAATCTGCACCTTTTCCTGAATCCCGAAATAACGAGAGAGTCAGCGGCCATGCTGGAGGTTCCGGTCCATAATCCGGACACGTGCACCCTGTGCGGCGAGTGCGCTACGTTTTGCCAATACAAGGCCTTGGCAATCATGGGCAAAACCATGCTGTTCTATCCGGAAATGTGCCACGGTTGCGGCGGGTGTCTGAGAATCTGTCCCGAGGGCGCTCTCAGTCCGGGCGGACGGGAGCTGGGCCGGATCGTTGATGGCCAAACGGAGTTCGGACGTTTTGTGATGGGCCGGTTGCGGGTGGGGGAAGCCATGAGTCCGCCACTGATGCAGCAGGTCAAGCAGCTGGTAAAGGAGCAAGCGAGTCATGCTGGGATGCCTGAAGTCGCAGAGGGCGGCGTAGAGGGTGACGTACTGGGCGACGTGCTGATTGACGCCCCTCCAGGGGTGAGTTGTCCGGCGATGCACGCCGTGATGGACGCCGACGCGATCCTGCTGGTCACCGAGCCAACGCCCTTCGGCCTGTATGATTTTCGTCTGGCCGTGGAGGCCTTTTCCGGGCTGAACAAGCCCATGGGCGCGGTGATCAACCGGGTCGGGATCGGGGACCAAGGCGTGGACGATTACTGTCGGGCCGCCGGCATTCCGATCTGGGCCCACATTCCCAACAGCATCCTCGCGGCCAAAGCCTATTCGCGGGGGGAGATCGTCGCCAGGGAGCTGCCTGAACTGAGAGGGCTTTTTCAGGAGTTGAAAGAGCGCATGCGGGCCGCTGTCAGTGCATCCCAGGAGGTGGGCCGTGCGTGA
- a CDS encoding NifB/NifX family molybdenum-iron cluster-binding protein, translated as MRVCLACYGNRIATLLDTATSLHLYHEQPEAVMRGTPEQVHPEPNREPEIHVLPSTVRDLGVMGFARTLVQLDVEWLLCGGLACPDREVLHFAGIQVEPWIRGRTDEVAQAWFSGRIRSFKMPGLGRLDCAARRGRRRTTKGACTMKMKRIAVSSEGPRLDDMVDPRFGRAAGFVIVDPAAGDASSYIDNGASQVMAQGAGIQAAQNLANADVELVISGFVGPKAFQALSAAGIQIIQNVEGVTVGQAVERFKRGELTVADAPNSQAHGGTGRGSGQGSGQGRGRGARR; from the coding sequence ATGCGAGTGTGTTTGGCCTGCTACGGAAACCGTATCGCAACATTACTGGATACGGCCACATCGCTTCATCTCTATCATGAACAGCCCGAAGCGGTGATGCGCGGCACTCCGGAACAGGTGCATCCGGAACCGAACCGTGAGCCGGAAATTCACGTATTGCCGAGTACGGTGCGGGACCTTGGCGTGATGGGTTTTGCGCGGACCCTGGTGCAACTGGATGTCGAATGGTTGCTCTGCGGCGGCTTGGCATGCCCGGACAGGGAAGTCCTGCATTTCGCCGGGATACAGGTGGAGCCGTGGATTCGCGGCAGGACGGATGAGGTGGCGCAAGCCTGGTTTTCGGGCCGTATTCGGTCTTTCAAAATGCCCGGCCTTGGACGGCTTGACTGTGCCGCACGGCGGGGACGGCGACGAACTACAAAAGGAGCTTGTACAATGAAAATGAAACGGATTGCTGTTTCCAGTGAGGGCCCGCGCCTGGACGACATGGTGGATCCACGGTTCGGCAGGGCGGCGGGCTTCGTCATCGTGGACCCGGCGGCCGGAGACGCTTCCAGCTACATCGACAATGGCGCGTCCCAGGTCATGGCCCAAGGCGCGGGGATCCAGGCGGCGCAAAATCTTGCCAACGCCGACGTGGAATTGGTGATCAGTGGGTTTGTCGGGCCCAAAGCCTTTCAAGCTTTGTCCGCCGCGGGAATCCAGATCATCCAAAATGTGGAGGGCGTAACCGTGGGGCAGGCCGTGGAACGGTTCAAGCGCGGCGAACTGACCGTGGCCGATGCGCCCAACTCCCAGGCGCATGGCGGGACAGGTCGAGGCAGTGGCCAAGGGAGCGGCCAAGGACGCGGCCGGGGAGCGCGGCGGTGA
- a CDS encoding sigma-54 interaction domain-containing protein translates to MHFLHDISCEHIMDSLADGVFTVDKDWNITFFNRAACAITGVLKDEALGRKCWEVFRSSICDGACALKASLEAGESRANRSLYFVRSDGTRVPISINAAPLRDRRGKIVGGVETFRDLSALRQIQKKLDGLYRVEDIISRSPVFQRTLSILPQIATSGSTVLLLGESGTGKELVARAIHNLSGRNGEPFVAVNCGALPEQLLESELFGHKAGAFTDAKRDKPGRFQAADGGTLFLDEIGDMPLALQVKILRVLQEKVVEPLGAVRGVPVNVRVVAATNKDLEDMVARQEFRGDLYYRLNVVRLVLPPLRERPEDVPLLVRHVVKRQNVLTGKDIQGVTEEVMRLLVRHPFPGNVRELENIIEYAFILCPGGLIKPEHLPDGLCPDTPATPTMALRGTMDEIKQQAAAQALARNNGRVMAACRELDVSKDTLRRLLRR, encoded by the coding sequence ATGCATTTTTTACACGACATTTCCTGTGAACATATCATGGACAGCCTGGCCGACGGGGTGTTCACCGTGGACAAGGACTGGAACATCACCTTTTTCAACCGAGCGGCCTGCGCCATTACCGGGGTGTTGAAGGACGAGGCCTTGGGGCGGAAGTGCTGGGAAGTTTTTCGATCCAGCATCTGCGACGGAGCCTGTGCCCTGAAGGCCTCTCTGGAGGCCGGCGAAAGCCGTGCCAATCGGTCATTGTATTTCGTGCGCAGCGATGGAACCAGGGTGCCCATCAGCATCAACGCCGCTCCGTTGCGGGACCGGCGCGGCAAAATCGTGGGCGGGGTGGAGACGTTTCGCGACCTTTCGGCGCTGCGTCAGATTCAGAAGAAGCTGGACGGGTTGTACCGGGTGGAGGATATCATCAGCAGAAGCCCGGTGTTTCAGCGGACCTTGAGCATCCTGCCTCAGATCGCGACCAGCGGATCCACGGTGCTCTTGCTCGGCGAGTCGGGAACGGGCAAGGAGTTGGTGGCCCGGGCGATCCACAATCTGAGCGGCCGCAACGGCGAACCGTTCGTGGCCGTGAATTGCGGGGCTCTGCCGGAGCAGTTGCTGGAAAGCGAACTGTTCGGCCACAAGGCCGGGGCTTTTACGGACGCCAAGCGGGACAAGCCGGGCAGGTTCCAGGCTGCCGACGGCGGGACGCTGTTTCTCGACGAAATCGGCGACATGCCCCTGGCCCTGCAGGTCAAGATTTTGCGCGTCTTGCAGGAAAAGGTGGTTGAGCCTTTGGGCGCGGTACGCGGCGTGCCGGTGAACGTCCGGGTCGTCGCGGCCACCAACAAGGATCTCGAGGATATGGTCGCCCGCCAGGAGTTCCGGGGGGATCTTTATTACCGTTTGAACGTGGTTCGCCTGGTCCTGCCGCCCTTGCGGGAGCGACCGGAGGACGTCCCGCTGCTGGTCCGGCATGTGGTTAAGCGCCAGAACGTATTGACCGGCAAGGACATTCAGGGAGTGACGGAAGAAGTGATGCGTCTGCTGGTGCGTCATCCGTTCCCGGGCAATGTCCGGGAGTTGGAAAACATCATTGAATACGCGTTCATCCTTTGTCCCGGCGGCTTGATCAAGCCGGAGCATCTGCCCGATGGTCTGTGCCCCGACACTCCGGCCACGCCGACCATGGCCTTGCGCGGCACCATGGATGAAATCAAACAACAGGCCGCGGCCCAGGCGCTGGCCCGCAACAACGGCCGGGTCATGGCCGCCTGCCGCGAACTGGATGTGTCCAAGGATACCCTGCGGCGGTTGCTGCGTCGGTGA
- a CDS encoding universal stress protein, translated as MFKLVLLALTDKADGTSALRLATAIAARHKSGFMVQHVSAPHEREQSCVLQLSDERELSARRAEIEAFCRANMPERLTADVMLGSGFVHVEVLKTIRLMEPDLVVIGDQGDAEHCRRELSASTMDTALLIAWEAACPVLVLPPGMPTASNRSLSGTFRRIVAATDLRDGKQDSLTMAASIIEADAGTLFAFHALPLDDAAPDRAVLANALHQAANRLAYLGRNLGLPAETEFVVREGDPSVEILKYARENEADLIVLASDCYAGPQDSSQKKPDTSSQVIAGARCPVMLVGPDAPAAHFRKPRQTGRKA; from the coding sequence ATGTTCAAGCTGGTACTCCTGGCCCTGACGGACAAGGCCGACGGTACGTCCGCCCTCCGGTTGGCGACCGCAATCGCAGCCCGACACAAGTCGGGCTTCATGGTCCAGCATGTCAGCGCTCCACATGAGCGTGAGCAAAGTTGCGTGCTCCAGCTTTCCGATGAGCGGGAACTCTCGGCCCGACGGGCCGAAATCGAGGCATTCTGCCGGGCGAACATGCCCGAGAGATTGACGGCGGACGTGATGCTCGGCTCCGGCTTTGTCCATGTGGAGGTTCTCAAGACCATCCGCCTCATGGAGCCGGACCTCGTGGTCATCGGCGACCAGGGCGACGCCGAGCACTGCAGACGGGAGCTTTCCGCCTCGACCATGGACACCGCTCTGCTCATCGCCTGGGAAGCCGCCTGTCCGGTGCTCGTTCTTCCGCCGGGAATGCCGACGGCTTCGAATCGATCCTTGTCTGGAACGTTCCGCCGCATCGTCGCCGCGACCGACCTTCGGGATGGGAAACAGGACTCCCTGACCATGGCGGCGAGCATCATTGAGGCGGATGCCGGAACCCTGTTCGCGTTCCATGCCCTGCCGCTGGACGACGCCGCGCCCGACCGGGCCGTCCTGGCCAACGCACTGCACCAAGCCGCAAACCGGTTGGCTTATCTTGGCCGAAATCTGGGCCTGCCCGCTGAAACGGAATTCGTCGTTCGCGAGGGCGATCCGTCCGTGGAAATCCTGAAGTACGCTCGGGAAAACGAGGCCGACCTGATCGTCCTGGCTTCGGACTGTTACGCCGGCCCCCAGGACTCTTCCCAAAAGAAACCCGATACCTCGTCCCAAGTCATCGCCGGAGCGCGTTGCCCGGTGATGCTCGTTGGTCCGGACGCACCGGCCGCTCATTTTCGAAAACCACGTCAGACTGGGAGGAAGGCGTAA
- a CDS encoding FAD-dependent oxidoreductase: protein MPQHIVIIGAVALGSKAAARFKRLEPESRVTLVDRDKRIAYSGCGIPFYVSGEVNDVPELESTSFHVLRDTEYFRKSKGVDVRTETEAVAIDREAKTVTLAHVPTGRREVLAYDQLVLATGSKPVVPPFPGRDLAGVHTVHNLDSAESIRSLVSSGSVKRAVVVGAGFIGLEMAVALVDLWGVETTVIELREQILPGVIGGNLSLTALRHMRDKGVRFQLGDQVLSLEGDDQGRVTRVRTKDDEIPADLVIVAVGVRPNTELARASGLAVSERGGITVDEYLRTSDPHIYAGGDCVELRHLLTNANVFLPMGSLANRQGRVIGDNLAGGATLFSGVVGSWCVKLFDLAAAGTGLTLQAARSAGFDALSVHVSQLDRAHFHPDKGVMNLDLVVERQTGRVLGMQGTADKGDALVGKVNVVAGLLPSGLRVEALSNLEAAYSPPFSAALDILNVLGNAAENILAGRNMAIQADEFAALWKQRERNTHFFLDCREPSDAKEEALAHPEHWVNIPQGDLAENLDKLPRDKGIVVICGTGARSYEALITLGHEGFQNVVSVEGGTSAVNAMGFSVS from the coding sequence ATGCCACAACACATCGTCATCATCGGGGCTGTGGCCTTGGGCTCCAAAGCCGCCGCCCGCTTCAAGCGCCTGGAACCGGAAAGCCGGGTCACGCTCGTGGATCGAGACAAACGCATCGCCTACAGCGGCTGCGGCATCCCCTTCTATGTTTCCGGCGAGGTCAACGACGTCCCGGAACTGGAAAGTACGTCATTTCATGTCCTTCGGGACACTGAATATTTCCGAAAAAGCAAAGGCGTAGACGTGCGCACCGAAACAGAGGCCGTGGCCATAGACCGCGAGGCCAAGACCGTGACGCTTGCCCACGTACCCACGGGACGCCGCGAGGTGCTGGCCTACGATCAGCTGGTGCTGGCCACGGGCAGCAAACCGGTGGTTCCGCCCTTTCCGGGAAGAGATTTGGCCGGTGTACATACCGTGCATAACCTGGACTCCGCCGAAAGCATCCGCTCCCTCGTTTCCAGTGGAAGCGTGAAGCGGGCCGTGGTGGTTGGCGCGGGATTCATCGGCCTGGAAATGGCCGTGGCCCTGGTCGATCTCTGGGGGGTGGAGACCACGGTCATCGAACTCCGAGAGCAGATCCTGCCCGGCGTGATCGGGGGCAATTTGTCCCTCACGGCCCTGCGGCACATGCGGGACAAGGGCGTACGGTTCCAACTGGGCGACCAGGTGCTCAGCCTGGAGGGCGACGACCAGGGCCGGGTAACCCGTGTACGCACCAAAGACGACGAGATCCCGGCGGACCTGGTCATCGTTGCCGTGGGCGTTCGACCCAATACGGAACTGGCCCGTGCCTCGGGTTTGGCCGTCTCTGAGCGCGGTGGAATCACGGTGGACGAGTACCTGCGGACTTCCGATCCGCACATTTACGCCGGAGGAGACTGCGTGGAACTGCGCCACCTGCTGACCAACGCCAACGTCTTCCTGCCCATGGGCTCATTGGCCAATCGCCAAGGCCGGGTGATCGGCGACAACCTGGCCGGCGGCGCGACCCTTTTTTCCGGCGTGGTGGGCTCCTGGTGCGTCAAGCTGTTCGACCTCGCCGCCGCGGGTACCGGTCTGACATTGCAGGCCGCTCGGTCCGCGGGCTTCGATGCCCTGAGTGTCCACGTCAGTCAACTGGATCGGGCTCACTTCCACCCTGACAAAGGGGTGATGAACCTGGACTTGGTTGTGGAGCGCCAAACGGGTCGCGTCCTGGGAATGCAGGGAACGGCGGACAAAGGCGATGCCTTGGTGGGCAAGGTGAACGTGGTCGCCGGGTTGCTGCCTTCGGGCCTGAGGGTAGAGGCCTTGAGCAACTTGGAAGCGGCCTACTCACCGCCATTTTCCGCCGCGCTGGATATTCTGAACGTGCTGGGCAACGCGGCGGAGAACATCCTCGCGGGACGGAACATGGCCATTCAAGCGGATGAGTTCGCGGCCCTCTGGAAGCAGCGGGAAAGAAACACGCATTTCTTCCTGGACTGCCGCGAACCATCCGACGCCAAGGAAGAAGCCCTGGCCCATCCTGAGCACTGGGTCAACATTCCCCAGGGAGATCTGGCCGAAAACCTGGACAAGCTGCCGCGAGACAAGGGCATCGTCGTCATCTGCGGCACCGGGGCGCGCTCCTATGAAGCGCTCATAACCCTGGGTCACGAAGGTTTTCAGAATGTGGTCAGCGTGGAAGGCGGCACAAGCGCCGTCAATGCCATGGGATTCAGCGTTTCCTGA
- a CDS encoding PAS domain S-box protein: MKIRSMFQNLTFKMLLSGGVTFFICAGLWTAFNIVYLRDFILRSVKSDIVILSDTILLGLDYAMLLDSEDDIKQIINNISRQEDIKAIRLLDKKGRIAYSSKSEEVGTYLDMRDASCWTCHAQSPPPATMSQEKRSRIIEADEATIVGTITPVPNKPGCYGPPCHVHSEDEQLLGLLDMEVSTEIKGTKLRDFERANMLISLLVFLATFLVLFLNYHILIFKPIRRLINVTRDICSGEDYTGINIKQADEIGVLADSYNTMCRKVAEKETLLVAQREEYRNLFQNVPCLLSVVDKDYKVIRHNMKYEDHFGSNIRDRHCFEINKGRTERCTVCPVEKTFLYDSPHVSEEVGLSKEGKTIHWIVYTAPVKDAGGNTVAAMEMMLDITARKELEFKLAASELFYHSIFEAIPSALFVLNAQNLSIMNCNDAVLKMYGYKPEELLSKPFTSLFKEEEREYWTRNLRTTHEINQTSQLTKDGRSIFVSMRISLSTFEAYEVLIVSCSDITKRLEAEQQFIHASKMTTLGEMATGVAHELNQPLTILKSISGFLARKVGKGHEIDMAMLEEISQSISTHVDRAGKIISHMREFGRKSELKTMPVQINDVIKRGFEFFSQQLNVRNIFVDWRLQEDLPLIIAEPNRLEQVVINLLVNARDAIEERWNGKDVKAGDKTITIVTDSTDAVVIIKICDTGSGLPQNMNEKIFEPFFTTKEVGKGTGLGLSISYGIIQDYNGTIVAENRKTGGACFTITFPVADEENCLWVDDRCVCSRAELNGRGDLRQEDKPEDRNKEDHA; this comes from the coding sequence ATGAAAATTCGAAGCATGTTCCAGAATTTGACGTTCAAGATGCTTCTCTCCGGCGGAGTAACGTTCTTCATTTGCGCCGGTCTCTGGACCGCTTTCAATATCGTCTACCTGCGCGACTTCATCCTGCGCAGCGTTAAATCCGACATCGTCATCCTTTCGGACACCATTCTTCTCGGCTTGGACTATGCCATGCTCCTGGACTCCGAGGACGACATCAAGCAGATCATCAACAACATCAGCCGACAGGAAGACATCAAGGCCATCCGTCTCTTGGATAAGAAAGGCCGGATCGCCTATTCCAGCAAAAGCGAAGAGGTCGGGACCTACCTGGACATGCGTGACGCGTCCTGTTGGACGTGCCATGCCCAATCGCCGCCCCCGGCGACCATGAGTCAGGAGAAACGCAGCAGAATCATCGAGGCCGATGAGGCAACCATCGTCGGCACCATCACTCCTGTTCCGAACAAGCCCGGGTGCTACGGCCCGCCGTGCCACGTACATTCCGAGGACGAGCAACTGCTCGGCCTGCTGGACATGGAGGTGAGCACGGAGATTAAAGGCACGAAACTGCGCGATTTTGAACGCGCCAACATGCTCATTTCCTTGCTGGTCTTTCTGGCCACCTTTCTGGTCCTGTTCCTGAACTACCACATCCTCATCTTCAAGCCCATCCGTCGGCTGATCAACGTGACCAGGGACATCTGCTCCGGAGAGGACTACACGGGCATCAACATCAAGCAGGCCGACGAAATCGGAGTCCTGGCCGACTCGTACAACACCATGTGCCGCAAGGTGGCGGAGAAGGAAACGCTCCTGGTCGCCCAGCGCGAGGAATATCGAAATCTTTTCCAGAATGTTCCCTGCCTGCTCAGCGTCGTGGACAAGGACTACAAAGTCATCCGCCACAACATGAAGTACGAGGATCACTTCGGCAGCAATATCAGAGATCGGCATTGCTTCGAGATCAACAAGGGCCGCACGGAGCGATGCACGGTCTGTCCCGTGGAAAAGACCTTTTTATACGATTCTCCCCATGTCAGTGAGGAAGTCGGGCTTTCCAAGGAAGGCAAAACCATCCACTGGATCGTCTATACGGCTCCGGTCAAGGACGCCGGGGGCAACACCGTGGCGGCCATGGAAATGATGCTGGATATCACGGCGCGCAAGGAACTCGAATTCAAACTGGCCGCCTCCGAGTTGTTCTACCATTCCATTTTCGAGGCCATTCCCAGTGCGCTGTTCGTTCTCAACGCCCAAAATCTGTCCATCATGAACTGCAACGACGCGGTCCTCAAAATGTACGGATACAAGCCCGAGGAATTATTGAGCAAGCCATTTACGTCGTTGTTCAAGGAAGAAGAGCGAGAGTATTGGACGCGGAACCTGCGAACCACCCATGAAATCAACCAGACATCGCAGCTCACCAAGGACGGTCGAAGCATCTTCGTCTCCATGCGCATTTCTTTGTCCACGTTCGAAGCCTACGAAGTGTTGATCGTCTCGTGCAGCGACATCACCAAGCGCCTGGAGGCGGAACAGCAGTTCATCCATGCCAGCAAAATGACCACCCTGGGCGAAATGGCCACCGGGGTGGCCCATGAACTCAACCAGCCGTTGACGATTCTCAAATCCATCAGCGGATTTTTGGCCAGAAAGGTCGGCAAGGGCCACGAGATCGACATGGCGATGTTGGAGGAGATATCCCAGAGCATCAGCACCCATGTGGATCGGGCCGGAAAAATCATCTCCCACATGCGCGAATTCGGCCGCAAGTCGGAACTCAAGACCATGCCCGTCCAGATCAACGACGTCATCAAGCGCGGATTCGAGTTCTTCAGCCAACAACTCAATGTCCGCAATATTTTCGTCGACTGGCGACTGCAAGAGGACCTGCCCCTGATCATCGCTGAACCGAATCGCCTGGAACAGGTCGTCATCAATCTTCTGGTCAACGCCCGGGACGCCATTGAAGAACGCTGGAACGGCAAGGACGTCAAAGCCGGCGACAAGACCATCACCATCGTCACCGACTCCACGGACGCCGTCGTGATCATCAAAATCTGCGACACGGGCTCGGGACTGCCGCAGAACATGAATGAAAAAATTTTCGAGCCGTTTTTCACGACCAAGGAGGTGGGCAAGGGTACGGGCCTGGGGCTTTCCATCTCCTACGGCATCATCCAGGACTACAATGGAACCATTGTCGCCGAGAACCGGAAAACCGGCGGCGCCTGCTTCACCATCACCTTTCCCGTGGCCGATGAAGAAAACTGTCTGTGGGTGGACGACCGGTGCGTCTGCTCTCGAGCGGAACTCAATGGAAGAGGAGATCTCCGACAAGAGGACAAGCCTGAAGACCGCAACAAGGAGGACCATGCCTGA
- a CDS encoding cytochrome c3 family protein, whose amino-acid sequence MQSRVLFICCLALSVFIAGTIVAQEDRYFIESKDFENRQRPGVEFNHLLHYEIIDCMDCHHDYVYVNEKKENYWDMFSGKNHCSDCHTVSGEDETGVGLMQAFHEQCVGCHQEYLRQDKTTGYIMCGECHVRP is encoded by the coding sequence ATGCAAAGCAGAGTTCTTTTCATCTGTTGCCTTGCCCTGAGCGTCTTCATCGCCGGGACTATCGTCGCTCAAGAGGATCGATACTTCATCGAAAGCAAGGACTTTGAAAACCGGCAACGCCCCGGCGTGGAGTTCAACCATCTGTTACACTATGAAATCATCGACTGCATGGACTGTCATCATGATTACGTCTACGTCAACGAGAAAAAAGAAAACTATTGGGACATGTTTTCCGGCAAAAACCATTGCTCCGACTGTCATACGGTGAGTGGAGAGGACGAGACGGGCGTTGGATTGATGCAGGCCTTTCACGAGCAGTGCGTCGGCTGTCACCAGGAATACCTCCGTCAGGACAAGACAACCGGATATATCATGTGCGGGGAATGTCACGTCAGGCCATAA